The Paracholeplasma brassicae genome contains a region encoding:
- a CDS encoding EAL domain-containing protein — MKRFQIRLSIFMILGFSVLSALLYSSFFLITNNFLKERTTDNLSLIGESMNTHLSSTFKKDYDAFLVYLDAHMNDVNPIDGLNDHKESVTFNGLTPVTFGKKEGNTLSLFGESLVYQQVFFETNYFQIPVSIYPLSTVFNTEDQTNYVVFTSNDYVMLLDANAYVENIFNSNHASSYQSYIISQDGYVFISSDQQYSTTKFGNHFLLEVERKDFFLNLRSNQSGLIETTYLDEVSFITFNEVNYDSLEPIYFVNVFLYDDVIGSNQALIETLILIFSLSVVLFIGFLLLGYKLVEMKVADIENSRFKFYYDKPMMVKINRYGKILKKNRSFKETIVAHDKLVSVRDFLLVEDNQNPLDIIKRQKVLSTRFDLEKHQLYLRFIPLKTTFGYLLVADNYTKLELKFQSYRSIAHFNSISKLPNINHLKYDLAAYVSQTETHSNKNALLVFSMVNFTSYVKLLGEVVVNKMIINIRNTTLELLKNKNATLYNLYQDHFAIFFKDLASYEDIKPFVEKLSQTLEQTIDVDENNFLLDFRFGVFNLEHDNYVSLNQDEIYDNAMLALNKCKTLLTSKLVTYDITLGQFVNKKEQMERDLIEAIEKEEFVMFLQPQYSTVSDRIVGFEALIRWDNKKYLSTSPEEYISLAESNNLIIDIGRQIMHQTFKMAKALESYDINISMNISPVQMLQAGFTNEFMQIYQSYDLKPNSISIEVTETFLMTSFELIIEKLKILQRFGVSIHLDDFGTGYSSLLYLKELPIDSIKIDRKFIMYALSDKYSKAIINMIISLAKNLDLEVIAEGVEDDKQYQLLKKSGCNTVQGFYIGKAMRFDDAVVLLNEFSLDKLSKKKEVK; from the coding sequence GTGAAACGGTTTCAAATTCGATTAAGTATCTTTATGATTTTAGGATTTAGCGTGCTTAGTGCACTGCTTTACTCATCGTTTTTTCTAATTACGAACAATTTCTTAAAAGAAAGAACCACCGACAATCTAAGTTTAATTGGTGAATCGATGAATACGCACCTATCGTCCACCTTTAAAAAAGATTACGACGCATTTTTAGTCTACCTTGATGCTCATATGAATGATGTAAATCCAATCGACGGTTTAAATGATCATAAAGAAAGTGTCACATTTAATGGCTTAACGCCCGTTACCTTTGGGAAAAAAGAAGGAAACACACTGTCCTTGTTCGGTGAAAGCTTAGTTTATCAGCAAGTGTTTTTCGAAACGAATTATTTTCAAATACCCGTATCGATTTACCCACTAAGCACCGTATTTAATACAGAAGATCAAACCAATTACGTTGTCTTTACCTCAAATGATTATGTCATGTTACTTGATGCCAACGCTTACGTCGAAAACATCTTTAATTCAAATCACGCAAGTAGCTATCAAAGTTACATTATCTCTCAAGACGGCTATGTGTTTATCAGTTCGGATCAACAATACTCAACGACCAAATTTGGCAACCATTTTTTACTTGAGGTTGAACGCAAAGACTTCTTTTTGAATCTTCGATCAAATCAATCTGGCTTGATTGAAACAACCTACCTAGATGAAGTCTCTTTTATTACCTTTAATGAAGTCAATTATGACTCATTAGAACCGATTTACTTCGTCAATGTCTTTTTGTATGACGATGTGATTGGATCAAATCAAGCCTTAATTGAAACACTGATTCTAATTTTTAGTCTATCCGTGGTATTATTCATCGGCTTCTTATTACTCGGTTATAAGTTAGTCGAAATGAAAGTAGCGGACATTGAAAACTCAAGGTTTAAGTTTTATTACGACAAGCCAATGATGGTAAAAATTAACCGTTACGGCAAAATCTTAAAGAAAAATAGAAGTTTTAAAGAAACCATTGTTGCTCACGATAAATTAGTTAGTGTGCGTGATTTTCTATTAGTTGAGGACAATCAAAACCCTCTAGACATCATTAAACGTCAAAAAGTGTTATCAACACGCTTTGATTTAGAGAAGCATCAACTCTATTTAAGATTTATTCCACTAAAAACAACGTTTGGGTATTTACTCGTTGCGGATAACTACACGAAACTTGAATTAAAGTTTCAGTCTTACCGTTCGATTGCCCATTTTAATTCGATCTCTAAATTACCAAACATCAATCATTTAAAGTATGACTTAGCGGCATATGTCAGTCAAACAGAGACACATAGCAACAAAAATGCCCTACTCGTTTTTTCGATGGTCAATTTTACTAGTTACGTTAAGTTATTAGGTGAAGTCGTAGTAAATAAGATGATTATAAACATTAGAAATACGACATTAGAGTTATTAAAAAATAAGAATGCAACGCTTTATAATTTATATCAAGATCATTTTGCGATATTCTTTAAAGACCTGGCTAGTTACGAGGACATTAAACCATTTGTCGAAAAACTATCTCAAACGCTTGAACAAACCATCGACGTGGATGAGAATAATTTCTTGTTAGATTTCCGTTTTGGTGTCTTTAACTTAGAGCACGACAACTACGTTAGCCTAAATCAAGATGAAATTTATGATAACGCCATGCTTGCCTTAAACAAATGTAAGACCTTATTAACAAGCAAACTGGTGACTTATGACATCACGCTTGGTCAGTTTGTGAATAAAAAAGAACAAATGGAAAGAGATTTGATTGAGGCGATTGAAAAAGAAGAGTTTGTGATGTTCTTACAACCTCAGTATTCGACCGTTTCAGATAGAATTGTCGGTTTTGAAGCACTTATTCGCTGGGATAACAAAAAGTATTTAAGTACATCACCAGAAGAGTATATCTCTCTAGCTGAATCAAACAACTTAATTATTGATATTGGTAGACAAATCATGCACCAAACCTTTAAAATGGCAAAAGCACTTGAAAGCTATGACATCAACATCTCAATGAATATATCACCCGTTCAAATGCTACAAGCAGGGTTTACAAATGAGTTTATGCAAATCTATCAAAGTTACGATTTAAAACCAAATTCGATTTCGATAGAAGTGACTGAAACGTTCTTAATGACCTCATTTGAACTAATCATAGAGAAACTTAAAATATTACAACGTTTTGGGGTTTCAATTCACCTAGATGACTTTGGGACCGGTTATAGTTCACTCTTATATCTAAAAGAGTTACCGATTGATTCAATTAAAATCGACCGCAAGTTCATCATGTACGCGCTTAGTGATAAATATTCTAAGGCCATCATTAACATGATCATCTCCTTAGCTAAGAACTTAGATTTAGAGGTGATTGCTGAGGGCGTTGAGGATGATAAGCAGTACCAATTACTTAAAAAGAGCGGTTGTAACACCGTTCAAGGCTTCTACATTGGAAAAGCGATGCGCTTTGATGATGCAGTTGTCTTGCTAAATGAATTTTCACTTGATAAACTATCTAAGAAAAAAGAGGTGAAATAA
- a CDS encoding glycoside hydrolase family 3 protein, with translation MTTYYELEKRTPYKPMDGLAGLSRLMAKEGMVLLKNNGVLPLIHQKVSVFGRIQFDYYQSGTGSGGLVNVRKKYSILEALQMNPRLALNEALIKTYQAWVNEHPFNSGNGMWASEPWSQIEMVLDEKTYIDAAKFSEIALVFLGRTAGEDKDNQKEKGSYLLTDEEEQLLKNVSTHFKETVVVLNVGNLIDMSFIEKYQISACLLAYHGGLQGALAISDLLSGYDSPSGKLTDTIAKTIEDYPSNQTFGAIENKYTEDIYVGYRYFNTFKKEAILYPFGYGLTYTKFKLQTSTVSLNKQLITIEGLISNVGKYASKQVIQVYIKAPQGALGKPDKELIGYYKTNVIKPAFDEHFSITIDLTEISSYDEEGKSGYPSSYVLEAGDYHVYVGFDSMDLMPCYKYHLDQTYLVKKVSEALRPVVRFERIKPKLDQNGYVISYEDVPIRKTSLKKRIVDMRPQALTNAHVSNLNEVFNNRSLLNGFIASLSDDDLICLTRGEGMSSPKVTPGTACAFAGVTDELKQKGFPILCGADGPSGIRMDSGYEATSIPIGTLLASSFNESLVSDLYYGIALEMQNYNIELLLAPGMNIHRHPLNGRNFEYFSEDPYLTGHMAKAVIHGLDKGGVTGSLKHFACNNQEHLRFDSNAIVSERALREIYLKGFELAIKHSNVKAIMTAYNPINGIWAASNYDLNTTILRHDFKFKGIVITDWWAKMNDDQDRASKDNTAMMVRAQNDIYMVITDAKNNSGNDNTKDMLHKGQITRGELERIASNITNFVLDSYTYQKQQGKLNKHHENLLEQPQIDDLLIDGKPLFGFQKDVMVYHLEQNVSVNQLRVITNHDYKIEANLDTILILVGQQVIYQLTSKPLVKQSMTLEFKKDKPIKALAVNKEPWGKTELALEKTHLKSQAIKTSKNGLTNCLKNEYVYYAIDVLETSKYIVEFKLQSDEPSLSQMPFSLLIENTIKQTITSNGTDGKELTVSAQIIIEKGLTFLGLRFNRSGLEINEISLIRHY, from the coding sequence GTGACAACATATTATGAGTTAGAAAAAAGAACGCCTTATAAACCTATGGACGGGTTAGCAGGCTTATCAAGATTAATGGCAAAAGAAGGCATGGTATTACTAAAAAACAACGGTGTTTTACCGTTGATTCATCAAAAAGTGAGTGTTTTTGGTCGAATTCAATTTGACTATTATCAATCAGGCACAGGCTCTGGTGGTCTTGTGAATGTGAGAAAAAAATACAGCATTCTTGAAGCACTTCAAATGAACCCAAGATTAGCGTTAAATGAGGCGTTGATCAAGACCTATCAAGCTTGGGTCAATGAGCACCCATTTAACAGTGGCAACGGCATGTGGGCAAGTGAACCATGGAGCCAGATTGAAATGGTTCTTGATGAAAAAACCTACATAGATGCCGCTAAATTTAGTGAGATTGCACTTGTGTTTCTTGGTCGTACGGCTGGTGAAGACAAAGACAATCAAAAAGAAAAAGGCAGTTATCTTTTGACTGATGAAGAAGAACAATTACTGAAAAACGTCAGTACACACTTTAAAGAAACTGTTGTCGTCTTAAACGTTGGTAACTTAATTGACATGTCATTTATCGAAAAGTATCAAATTTCTGCTTGTTTGCTTGCTTATCATGGCGGCTTACAAGGTGCACTTGCGATTAGTGATCTTTTATCAGGTTATGATAGTCCTAGTGGTAAACTAACCGATACCATCGCAAAAACGATCGAGGATTACCCTTCGAATCAAACGTTTGGGGCAATTGAAAACAAATATACCGAAGACATTTATGTCGGTTACCGATATTTTAACACGTTTAAGAAAGAAGCCATTTTATACCCATTTGGTTATGGGTTAACCTACACAAAATTTAAACTTCAAACCTCTACAGTATCCCTTAATAAGCAACTTATTACGATTGAAGGTCTCATTTCAAACGTTGGAAAATACGCCTCAAAACAAGTGATTCAAGTCTACATAAAGGCACCTCAAGGCGCACTTGGTAAACCAGATAAAGAGCTCATTGGCTATTACAAAACGAACGTGATTAAACCTGCCTTTGATGAACACTTTTCGATTACCATTGACTTAACTGAAATATCAAGTTATGACGAAGAAGGAAAAAGTGGCTATCCAAGCAGTTATGTCTTAGAAGCAGGCGATTATCATGTTTATGTTGGATTTGACTCCATGGATTTAATGCCATGCTATAAGTATCATCTAGATCAAACCTATTTAGTCAAAAAAGTAAGTGAGGCGCTACGTCCTGTGGTTCGATTTGAGCGGATAAAGCCTAAACTAGATCAAAACGGCTACGTAATTTCATACGAAGATGTACCAATTCGTAAAACGTCACTGAAAAAACGAATCGTTGACATGCGCCCACAAGCTCTAACAAATGCGCACGTCTCAAATTTAAATGAAGTCTTTAATAATAGAAGCTTATTAAACGGTTTTATCGCCTCATTAAGTGACGATGACTTAATCTGCCTCACCCGTGGTGAAGGCATGAGTAGTCCAAAAGTCACACCTGGAACCGCGTGTGCGTTTGCCGGTGTAACTGATGAATTAAAACAAAAAGGGTTTCCAATTTTGTGTGGTGCCGACGGTCCAAGCGGCATACGCATGGATAGCGGCTATGAAGCTACCTCTATACCAATCGGCACGCTGCTGGCATCTAGCTTTAATGAATCACTCGTGAGTGATCTCTACTATGGGATTGCTTTAGAGATGCAAAATTACAACATTGAGCTTTTACTTGCCCCAGGGATGAACATTCATAGACACCCACTAAATGGACGTAACTTTGAATACTTCTCAGAAGACCCTTATTTAACCGGTCACATGGCAAAAGCCGTCATTCATGGGTTAGATAAAGGTGGGGTTACAGGCTCACTAAAGCACTTTGCTTGCAACAATCAAGAACATCTTCGGTTTGATAGTAACGCCATCGTTTCAGAAAGAGCGTTAAGAGAAATCTATTTAAAGGGATTTGAACTTGCAATTAAACATTCCAATGTTAAAGCAATTATGACTGCTTATAATCCAATCAACGGGATTTGGGCAGCCTCAAACTATGATTTAAATACGACCATTCTAAGACACGACTTTAAATTTAAAGGCATCGTCATTACCGATTGGTGGGCTAAAATGAACGACGACCAAGACCGTGCATCAAAAGACAACACGGCGATGATGGTTCGGGCTCAAAACGATATTTACATGGTAATTACTGATGCGAAAAATAATTCTGGTAATGACAATACCAAAGACATGCTTCATAAAGGCCAGATCACAAGAGGTGAGCTAGAACGAATTGCCTCAAACATAACCAACTTTGTTTTAGATTCTTATACGTATCAAAAACAACAAGGAAAATTGAATAAACACCATGAAAATCTTTTAGAACAACCACAAATTGACGATCTTTTAATTGATGGAAAGCCACTTTTTGGCTTTCAAAAAGATGTGATGGTGTATCATCTAGAACAAAACGTCTCTGTGAACCAATTAAGAGTAATCACTAACCATGATTATAAAATCGAAGCCAATCTGGATACGATTTTAATCCTAGTCGGTCAACAAGTGATTTATCAGCTGACAAGTAAACCACTAGTCAAACAAAGCATGACCTTAGAATTTAAAAAAGACAAGCCAATCAAAGCCTTGGCAGTTAACAAAGAGCCGTGGGGAAAAACAGAGCTAGCACTCGAGAAGACCCATTTAAAGAGTCAAGCCATCAAAACAAGTAAAAATGGTCTAACCAATTGCCTAAAAAACGAATACGTGTATTACGCCATTGATGTATTAGAAACCTCTAAGTACATTGTGGAATTTAAATTACAAAGTGACGAACCAAGCTTATCACAAATGCCTTTTTCACTTTTAATTGAAAATACCATCAAACAAACCATCACCAGCAATGGAACCGATGGTAAAGAACTAACGGTCAGTGCACAGATCATCATCGAAAAAGGCCTCACGTTCTTAGGTTTAAGATTCAACCGAAGTGGTCTAGAAATTAATGAAATTAGTTTAATTAGACACTACTAA
- a CDS encoding GGDEF domain-containing protein, with protein MDLFQNNMVLSFYSIMILVIFLYFTYKYKYQKTVEQTLFKYLIISNIVMNVLDVLSRFDGLEQPYFAIFNQIGNYLVFILTPLLPLIWTLYVNYRVNLSKRKLNQWISILLILFAINLVFATIAISRGLYYTINEQNIYERGPLYVLSFVYAYGLMIFSMFYIIKNQSRIDKRQFKSLIAFVIPPVFASIIHIFFYGYSLIYNSITISILLVFIDTQANQMEIDYLTNVFNRKKLQQHLVERINNASKEHSFAASMIDLDNFKQINDTYGHTEGDIALQVVAQLLKDATSKDALIARYGGDEFCIVIDIDDEDEIKQLNQAIEHRVQSYNALGLKPYLIEFSIGYEVFDKEKHQNANAFIDVLDQFMYQDKEKKKN; from the coding sequence TTGGATTTATTTCAAAATAATATGGTTTTGAGTTTTTATTCCATTATGATTTTGGTCATATTTTTGTATTTTACCTACAAGTACAAGTATCAAAAAACGGTGGAACAGACCTTGTTCAAATACTTGATTATTTCAAATATTGTGATGAACGTATTGGATGTTCTCTCGCGATTTGATGGACTTGAGCAACCTTATTTCGCCATATTCAACCAAATTGGTAATTACCTAGTGTTCATTCTTACCCCGCTTTTACCACTGATATGGACACTATACGTGAACTACCGAGTGAATTTATCAAAACGTAAATTAAATCAATGGATCTCAATTCTCCTTATATTGTTCGCCATAAACCTAGTGTTTGCGACAATCGCAATTTCAAGGGGGCTTTATTACACCATCAATGAACAAAACATCTATGAACGCGGGCCGCTTTATGTCTTATCATTCGTTTATGCGTATGGGTTGATGATTTTTAGTATGTTTTACATCATCAAGAATCAATCGCGTATCGATAAACGCCAGTTTAAGTCATTGATTGCGTTTGTTATTCCACCGGTTTTCGCCTCAATTATTCATATTTTCTTTTATGGGTATTCGCTTATTTATAACAGTATAACAATCTCGATTTTACTTGTGTTTATCGATACACAAGCCAATCAAATGGAAATTGATTATTTGACCAATGTCTTTAATCGAAAAAAATTACAACAGCATCTAGTTGAGCGAATCAATAATGCTTCAAAAGAACATTCGTTTGCCGCATCGATGATTGATTTAGATAACTTTAAGCAAATTAATGACACCTACGGACACACCGAGGGTGACATCGCATTACAGGTTGTTGCTCAATTACTCAAAGATGCCACATCAAAAGACGCGTTAATTGCACGATATGGTGGCGATGAGTTTTGTATCGTTATCGACATCGATGACGAAGATGAAATTAAACAATTGAATCAGGCGATTGAACATCGGGTTCAATCCTATAATGCGTTAGGATTAAAACCGTATTTGATTGAGTTTTCAATCGGTTATGAAGTCTTTGATAAAGAAAAACATCAAAACGCGAATGCTTTTATCGACGTACTGGATCAGTTCATGTATCAAGACAAAGAAAAGAAGAAAAACTAG
- a CDS encoding acetate uptake transporter, with amino-acid sequence MSTQKQMNPGPLGLLGFGLATILLNIHNADFIPLTIVIIAMGVALGGIAQIIAGILEFKIGNTFGGTAFTAYGLFWLSLVMIWTQAPAGFEADNLSMGFYLLIWGLFTTFMFVGTLSHNTSSKVIFSSLAVLFYLLALANFLDSHLIHVIAGYVGIFSGLSAFYSAGGQIVNQELGKNVFPL; translated from the coding sequence ATGTCAACACAAAAACAAATGAATCCAGGCCCACTCGGCTTACTTGGATTTGGTCTTGCCACGATTTTATTAAACATCCACAACGCGGATTTTATTCCATTAACGATTGTCATTATCGCAATGGGTGTCGCGCTTGGTGGTATTGCTCAAATCATCGCTGGTATTTTAGAATTTAAGATTGGAAATACCTTTGGTGGTACTGCGTTTACCGCGTATGGTTTATTTTGGTTATCGCTTGTCATGATTTGGACTCAAGCACCGGCTGGGTTTGAAGCAGATAATCTTTCGATGGGATTTTACTTGCTTATCTGGGGATTATTTACCACGTTCATGTTTGTTGGTACACTTTCGCACAACACAAGTTCAAAAGTAATTTTTTCAAGTTTAGCGGTATTATTCTATTTATTAGCGCTCGCAAACTTCTTAGACTCACATTTAATCCATGTGATTGCTGGTTACGTTGGAATTTTCTCAGGGTTATCGGCATTTTATAGTGCTGGTGGACAAATTGTAAACCAAGAATTGGGTAAAAACGTATTTCCTTTATAG
- a CDS encoding amino acid ABC transporter ATP-binding protein gives MANNSLFKIEKLSKVFEDGTKALDDVSLTINQHEVTIIIGPSGSGKSTLLRTLNLMEYPTEGTIEFEGKNILNPNYDVYEHRKHVGMVFQNFNLFPHLTILENLTLAQVDVLKRDKSEAISKAMTLLEKVGLAEKINNYPNQLSGGQQQRVAILRALLMDPTAILFDEPTSALDPEMIKEVLLLMKDLIQTGITMIIVTHEMGFARHFADKIVVMDKGGKIIEEGHPSVIFNEPKNEKTKQFLSNVLTSF, from the coding sequence ATGGCAAATAATAGCTTGTTTAAAATAGAAAAATTATCAAAAGTCTTTGAGGATGGAACTAAAGCACTTGATGACGTATCCTTAACAATTAATCAACACGAAGTTACAATCATTATTGGACCTTCTGGTAGTGGTAAGTCAACACTTTTACGAACACTAAATCTCATGGAATACCCAACTGAGGGTACCATAGAATTCGAAGGTAAGAATATCTTAAATCCAAATTATGATGTTTATGAACATCGTAAGCACGTCGGGATGGTCTTTCAAAACTTTAATTTATTTCCACATCTAACGATTTTAGAGAACTTGACACTTGCACAAGTTGACGTCCTAAAAAGAGACAAAAGTGAGGCAATCTCTAAAGCCATGACGCTTTTAGAAAAAGTCGGTTTAGCAGAAAAAATCAACAATTATCCAAACCAGCTTTCAGGCGGGCAACAACAACGTGTGGCAATCCTAAGAGCGTTATTAATGGATCCTACCGCCATTTTATTTGATGAACCAACCAGCGCACTAGACCCAGAAATGATCAAAGAGGTTTTATTGCTTATGAAAGATTTAATCCAAACGGGGATCACGATGATTATCGTGACACACGAAATGGGATTTGCAAGACATTTTGCAGATAAAATTGTTGTGATGGATAAAGGTGGAAAGATCATTGAAGAAGGTCATCCAAGTGTCATATTCAATGAACCAAAAAATGAGAAAACCAAACAATTTTTATCGAATGTCCTAACCTCATTTTAA
- a CDS encoding amino acid ABC transporter permease, whose protein sequence is MDFSFVLDPYYLGILFSGLGMTLLLALLSVVFGSMLGFIPAFMRLSRHKVLHVIAKSYVELIRGTPLLVQVLLIYSMVRLPVVVFLGIDLSSFIPGMLALLINSSAYVSEIIRGGILSVPKGQKEAALSLGMNQKQTMRKIILPQAIKHIIPALGNEFVTMIKETSIFMYLGIAELMYAATIVRTSTYAVKETYIVVAILYFMLTFPTSKLMGYFEKRLSYGK, encoded by the coding sequence ATGGATTTCTCATTTGTCTTAGACCCTTATTACCTAGGGATATTATTTAGCGGCTTAGGCATGACGTTGTTGCTGGCGCTATTATCGGTTGTCTTTGGCTCAATGCTTGGTTTCATTCCGGCATTTATGAGATTAAGTAGGCATAAAGTCCTGCACGTGATTGCGAAAAGTTACGTTGAATTAATCCGCGGGACACCACTATTGGTTCAGGTGTTACTCATTTATAGTATGGTTCGTCTACCGGTTGTTGTCTTTTTAGGCATTGATTTATCGAGTTTTATTCCAGGGATGTTGGCGTTATTAATTAACTCAAGTGCTTACGTCTCAGAAATCATTCGTGGGGGCATATTATCCGTACCAAAAGGACAAAAAGAAGCGGCATTGTCACTTGGAATGAATCAAAAACAAACCATGAGAAAGATTATTCTACCACAAGCGATTAAACACATCATACCGGCACTCGGTAATGAGTTTGTGACGATGATCAAAGAAACATCGATTTTCATGTATCTAGGTATTGCAGAACTCATGTATGCGGCAACGATTGTACGTACCTCGACTTATGCCGTTAAAGAAACTTATATTGTGGTTGCGATACTCTACTTTATGCTAACGTTTCCAACCTCTAAGTTAATGGGGTATTTTGAAAAGAGGTTATCTTATGGCAAATAA
- a CDS encoding transporter substrate-binding domain-containing protein — protein sequence MKKLVSLILAVTAGLFLASCQGQNNIFTYTIDESYTEYITLGTSADYPPYEWPMKVSGKQTLVGIDIEIAKEVAKALGKNLKVVNKGFEFLLDDLENGKVDFVLAGMNPSEERKKQVDFSIIYYEANQVILVNESEKDSFASLESLNVASLRIGAQIGSVQQTLVEEHFNKAQTQFIQSVPDLVLRLSNKQLNAVVVERPVAEGYLKNISGLHILDLQIGNPEEGSAAAVQKGNTELLAVINQVLESLISSGKMDQIIFDMTELNKN from the coding sequence ATGAAAAAATTAGTAAGTTTAATATTAGCAGTAACAGCGGGTTTGTTTTTAGCGTCTTGTCAGGGACAAAACAACATATTTACCTATACAATAGATGAATCTTATACGGAGTACATCACCTTAGGCACATCGGCTGACTATCCACCATACGAGTGGCCAATGAAAGTCAGTGGCAAACAAACCCTAGTTGGTATTGATATTGAGATTGCCAAGGAAGTTGCCAAAGCGTTGGGTAAGAACTTAAAAGTGGTCAATAAGGGCTTTGAATTCTTGTTAGACGATTTAGAAAATGGTAAAGTTGACTTTGTTTTAGCTGGGATGAATCCAAGTGAAGAAAGAAAAAAACAAGTGGACTTTTCAATTATCTATTACGAAGCCAACCAAGTCATTTTAGTGAATGAATCAGAAAAAGATTCCTTCGCAAGTTTGGAAAGCTTGAATGTAGCAAGTCTTAGAATTGGTGCTCAAATTGGGTCTGTTCAACAAACGCTTGTCGAAGAACACTTTAATAAAGCTCAAACACAATTCATTCAATCGGTGCCTGATTTGGTCTTAAGATTATCAAATAAACAGCTAAATGCGGTTGTTGTTGAACGTCCTGTGGCTGAAGGGTACTTAAAAAACATCAGTGGTTTACACATTCTAGATTTACAAATAGGTAACCCTGAAGAAGGTTCTGCAGCGGCTGTACAAAAAGGAAATACCGAACTATTAGCTGTAATTAATCAGGTATTAGAATCACTCATTTCGTCTGGGAAAATGGATCAAATCATTTTTGACATGACCGAACTAAATAAGAACTAA
- the arcA gene encoding arginine deiminase — translation MISLNVTSEVGQLKKVLLHRPGLELEHLTPKWLNQLLFDDIPWLKRAQEEHDEFKKILEDHQVEVFYLEDLVSESLSNKQVKNQFIEQFIDEAGVINKQTKKKLRAYLSTLNTKEMVKETMSGIPKTKLEGVRLVSLKERIEDYPFITDPMPNLYFTRDPFSIIFDGVSINKMHRNVRERETIYGDYIFTYHPSFKDKKRFYERTEKPSIEGGDILVLSKKVVAIGISERTNPDAIELIAKSLFESSELEYVVAIDMPKKRAFMHLDTILTQVNTYQFLVHHDFLKKLNIYLIRRGSKKDHLVIEHKEETLKRVFSRLLKNAITMIPCGANDAIASDREQWNDGANTLAISPGVVIVYERNTITNKLLEQEGIKVIPMASSELSRGRGGPRCMSMPLERLDVGEYE, via the coding sequence ATGATTAGTTTAAACGTAACTTCTGAAGTCGGACAATTAAAAAAAGTCCTTCTGCATAGGCCAGGTCTCGAATTAGAACATTTGACCCCTAAATGGCTAAACCAACTGCTGTTTGATGACATTCCGTGGCTGAAACGTGCCCAAGAGGAACACGACGAATTCAAAAAAATTCTAGAAGACCATCAAGTTGAGGTCTTCTATCTAGAGGATTTAGTTTCTGAATCGTTATCAAACAAACAGGTAAAAAACCAATTTATTGAACAGTTTATTGATGAAGCTGGCGTCATCAATAAACAAACGAAGAAAAAACTTCGTGCGTATTTAAGTACACTTAATACCAAAGAAATGGTCAAAGAAACCATGTCAGGTATCCCAAAAACAAAACTTGAAGGGGTTCGATTGGTCTCACTCAAAGAACGCATTGAGGATTACCCGTTCATTACAGATCCAATGCCTAATTTGTATTTCACAAGAGATCCATTTTCGATCATCTTTGACGGCGTCAGTATTAATAAAATGCACCGAAATGTCAGAGAACGGGAAACAATCTATGGGGATTACATTTTTACGTACCACCCTTCATTTAAAGACAAGAAACGCTTTTATGAACGTACGGAAAAACCATCGATTGAAGGTGGTGACATTTTAGTTTTAAGCAAGAAGGTCGTCGCCATCGGTATTTCTGAGCGAACCAACCCGGATGCCATTGAACTCATTGCTAAATCGCTTTTTGAATCGAGTGAGCTTGAATACGTGGTGGCAATTGACATGCCAAAAAAACGTGCATTCATGCACCTTGATACCATTTTAACGCAGGTTAATACGTATCAATTCTTAGTACACCATGACTTTTTAAAAAAGTTAAATATCTATTTGATTAGACGTGGTTCAAAAAAAGACCATTTAGTCATCGAACACAAGGAAGAAACATTAAAACGTGTGTTCTCACGCTTGTTAAAAAATGCCATTACCATGATTCCATGTGGGGCAAACGACGCGATTGCATCCGACAGAGAACAATGGAACGATGGCGCCAATACATTAGCGATTTCTCCTGGCGTTGTCATTGTTTATGAAAGAAATACGATCACAAACAAATTATTAGAACAAGAAGGCATTAAAGTAATCCCAATGGCTTCTAGTGAGTTATCAAGAGGTCGAGGTGGCCCAAGATGCATGAGCATGCCACTTGAGAGACTCGATGTGGGTGAATACGAATGA